GTCATTTTTCTACAATTTCTCACCGTTTTTAACAGCACTCTATGCATATTTACTTTTTAACCAACGACTATCAGTAAAACAATGGATTGGCCTTTCTGTTGGTCTTTTTGGCATGCTCCCAATCCTTATTTCGCAAAGCCCTGCAGAAGCTGTTGAATTCTTTTATATTTCTAAGTACGAAGTTTTTCTTATGATTTCTGTATCACTTCACTGCTATAGTTGGATATTGATCCAAAAATTGGTTCGTTATAAAAATTATCAAACATCAATAGTAAATGGAATTTGTATGGCGAGCGGAGGTTTGCTCTCTCTTGCCAATGCATATGTGCTGGAAGGACCTGCACAAATATCAGATCCTGCCGCTTTTTACAAAGGATTAATCATCATGATATTTATCAGTAATATCCTGTGCCACAATATCTATGCAGGATTGCTTAAAAAATATTCTGCAACATTTATGTCCTTTACAAGCTTTTTAAGTCCACTTTTTGCTGCTCTTTATGGATGGGCATTTTTCCAAGAAAAAATTTCATGGCATTTTTATATATCCATAATTATCGTTTTGGCAGGTCTTTATATCTTTTATCAGGATGAATTAAAACACAAATCAAATTTTGAAGAAAAAGAAATAGACATAGAAATATAGGTAACAAAAAAGGTGGTTTAAAAACCACCTTTTTTGTTATAACAATTCACAATTCAACAACAAAAGATCACGAATATAATCAGGATAATCCGTAATAATCCCATCAACACCATAACCAAGCAGACGAATAAGATCATCTCTATCATTTATGGTATACACATAGACCAACATACCGCGGTCATGAATATCATCCACAAATGCTTTGGTTATAAATTCGGAATCTAAACCAACAACATCTGCGTTAACATCAGTTGCAGATGCTCCAAAACTAACTGGTATGCCATACATCAAGGCAACAATAATAATCCGGTCATTGAGAGCTTTAATTTCTTGTAATTGAGTATGATCAAACGACGCAATTAAAAAATCGTCATAACACCATTGTTTATTCTGAACATAATATTCAATCATACGCAAAATATCGCACGCAATAGCAGGGCTTTTTAGTTCAATATACAATTTTACTCGGCGGTCAACATAATCAAAAACCTCTGCTACCGTTGGAATTTGCTCAACACCGAGAACTTTCAATTGTTTCAACTCACTCAAAGTTTTTAAAGCAACGTAACCATTACCTGCAGTTAATCGATCAACTTGTGCATCATGGAACACAATCAATTCACCTGATGCGCACTTGCGAACATCAAATTCTATCATATCAGCATTGCATTCTATGGCTCGTTCAAATGAAGACAATGTATTTTCAATACAATGTCCAGATGCACCACGATGACCAATGACCACAATGGAATACAATGGTATGCAATATGACACAATAACTACTAAACTTATTATCTTCATACCAACCCTCTTTTATTTCAGCATATCTGAAAAAGAAGGTTTTTTTACATAAAAAAAAACTGATTATTTAAACATGATCAAAGAATTTTTGACCTGCAAGAAAATGAATGTGTAAATGAAAAACGCTCTGACCTGCGTCAAGACCATTGTTAACAGAAAGACGAAAGTCTTGTGAACCAGAAAGGTCTTCAGACAATTTTTTTGCCATCATCACCATTTCACCCACAAGAATTACATCATCCTGCTTGAGTGAATTAATATCAGCAATATGTTTTTTGGGAATAATAAGATAATGAATGGGAGTTTTTGGAGCGATATTATCAATGACAATAATATCTTTGGTTTCTGCTATTACCTTTGATGGCAATTGACCTGCGATAATTTTACAAAAGACACAGTTGTTATCCATTGCAACTCCACTCCTTTTTGTTTCTTAAGCGGGGTCCCCGCCGTCCTTCGACAAGCTCAGGATGAGCGGACATCGGTGGGGCAAAAAGTATGGCGCGCCATACGAAGCTTTACGCGAAGTATGGTGCCGAGGGTCGGACTCGAACCGACATGGTGTTACCACCGCGAGATTTTGAGTCTCGTGCGTCTGCCATTTCGCCACCCCGGCATTTCTTTATTTCAAACACACCATAAGGATACTGAAAAAGGCCCTAACCGTCAAATAAAAAGCCCCGCACAATTTGTGCGGGGCTAGTAAAAAGGTAGCTCATTCTATAAAACTATAATGATTAAATTATTTATGTTTCATCTGAAACACCTGATACACTGATCCAATCAACAAATCGACTACGTTTTTCCTCATCTTCAAACCACCACATTGCCGGACCCTGCTCAAGCTTAAATAAGCGCTCAAAAATACCAGGTTTAATTTCTTCAATTTTCACCTGATAATTGCCAAAAATACCACCGGTGTCCTTTTCCAATGTTATTGGTTTTTTTACATGTGTTGCGATTGCAACCAGCGCTTGAGGAAAAGCCGCAACATCTTGACCAAATTGATAAATTCGTTTTGCAGATTCGGCATCAACCGTTCCCTTATATGGCTCATCAATTAACACAAGCATACGATCACGTGCATCTGAGTGACGAATATCATCAAGCAGCTCTACCATTATCTTTTTTTCCGCCATGAATGTTGATAATCCACGCTTTAAATCTTCATGTGGTGCAAGACTTGTTTTGATATCTGAAAATAATGTTTGTTGTGCCCTTTTTGCTGGAACAATACACCACGATTGTGCTAAAACAGCTGAAACGCCAAATGTTTTTAGAATTGTTGATTTTCCACCACCATTAGGTCCGGTGATAATGATTTTACCTTGATTATTATTACCCAATATAAGATTATTGCTAATCGCCTGATCAGACGATAGCAAAGACAACCATGCATTGTGATATTGTAAAAATGGTTTTGGTGATTCTATAAATTCTGGAAAACTAAACCCAACATCCTGACTCTGACTCTCTTTGTATAACTGCGCAATAGAGCAATATGCATCAAGCAAGGCTACTGAATGCAAAAGAGGAATTAATGTTTTTTTCTTCTGCACAATATCTAAATGCATAGTCAACACATGTCCGCGTGAATAAAGAGGACCTGGTTTTTGCACAAAGCGTTGCGCTAATAATTTTTTTATAAAATCTGCTTTATCACTA
This portion of the Candidatus Babeliales bacterium genome encodes:
- a CDS encoding DMT family transporter; the encoded protein is MTFIILLQALFATSFPMGKYLLGFVSPLFLSGTRMLIAGTILLAYEYCLPSAEFKFKRKHFWIFAQIIVLGMYATYALRLYALRVLPVWKVSFFYNFSPFLTALYAYLLFNQRLSVKQWIGLSVGLFGMLPILISQSPAEAVEFFYISKYEVFLMISVSLHCYSWILIQKLVRYKNYQTSIVNGICMASGGLLSLANAYVLEGPAQISDPAAFYKGLIIMIFISNILCHNIYAGLLKKYSATFMSFTSFLSPLFAALYGWAFFQEKISWHFYISIIIVLAGLYIFYQDELKHKSNFEEKEIDIEI
- a CDS encoding glycerophosphodiester phosphodiesterase, translated to MKIISLVVIVSYCIPLYSIVVIGHRGASGHCIENTLSSFERAIECNADMIEFDVRKCASGELIVFHDAQVDRLTAGNGYVALKTLSELKQLKVLGVEQIPTVAEVFDYVDRRVKLYIELKSPAIACDILRMIEYYVQNKQWCYDDFLIASFDHTQLQEIKALNDRIIIVALMYGIPVSFGASATDVNADVVGLDSEFITKAFVDDIHDRGMLVYVYTINDRDDLIRLLGYGVDGIITDYPDYIRDLLLLNCELL
- a CDS encoding HIT domain-containing protein; the encoded protein is MDNNCVFCKIIAGQLPSKVIAETKDIIVIDNIAPKTPIHYLIIPKKHIADINSLKQDDVILVGEMVMMAKKLSEDLSGSQDFRLSVNNGLDAGQSVFHLHIHFLAGQKFFDHV